A stretch of the Coprobacillus cateniformis genome encodes the following:
- a CDS encoding cyclophilin-like fold protein — translation MKKIMILISLIMILIGCHNVNLKILNCQKKDSKIVNDQFKTNQGEQQVKTITMIINNQEWQVNLYQNDTVESLINRLPLTIQMKELHGNEKYHYLDFQLPIMSESIDQIETGDLMLFGNNCLVLFYESFSTPYQYTKIGYIDNLKNIKNLVGSKDVKVTFQVNK, via the coding sequence ATGAAAAAAATTATGATTCTCATCAGTTTGATTATGATTCTTATAGGCTGTCATAACGTAAATCTTAAAATCTTAAATTGTCAAAAAAAAGATTCTAAAATTGTCAATGATCAATTCAAAACAAATCAAGGAGAGCAACAAGTGAAGACTATAACAATGATTATTAATAATCAAGAATGGCAAGTCAATCTTTATCAAAATGATACAGTTGAAAGCCTAATCAATAGATTACCATTAACCATTCAAATGAAAGAATTACATGGAAATGAGAAGTATCATTATCTTGATTTTCAACTGCCAATTATGAGCGAATCAATTGATCAAATTGAAACAGGAGATCTTATGCTTTTTGGGAATAATTGTCTTGTTTTATTCTATGAAAGTTTTTCCACCCCTTATCAATATACTAAGATAGGATATATTGATAATCTGAAAAATATAAAAAATTTAGTTGGAAGCAAGGATGTGAAAGTCACATTTCAAGTTAATAAATAA
- a CDS encoding DUF3737 family protein — translation MEFVKQKYLSGERALFQSNGVRIEDSIFADGESPLKESQNIDINQSIFKWKYPLWYCQNVVVTNSTFLETARSGIWYTHHIDMRECIIEAPKTFRRASDITLKNVDMPFAQESFWNCHDIRLNKVSARGDYFGMSSENIIIDDLHLTGNYCFDGAKNIEVHNAKLISKDAFWNCENVIVYDSTIIGEYLAWNSKNITFINCTIESLQGLCYMDNVKMVNCKLINTSLAFEYCSNIDADIVSHIDSITNPISGVIRAHSIGEIILDETKINPQDTKIMITNPIVGDSYQCDYVNC, via the coding sequence ATGGAATTCGTGAAACAAAAATATTTAAGTGGAGAAAGAGCTCTATTTCAAAGTAATGGAGTTAGAATTGAAGATTCTATTTTTGCTGATGGGGAATCACCATTAAAAGAAAGTCAAAATATAGACATTAATCAAAGTATTTTTAAATGGAAATATCCATTATGGTATTGTCAAAATGTAGTTGTTACAAATTCTACTTTTTTAGAAACAGCACGTTCAGGAATTTGGTATACACATCATATTGATATGAGAGAGTGTATCATTGAGGCGCCTAAAACTTTTAGACGTGCAAGTGATATTACATTAAAAAATGTAGATATGCCATTTGCACAAGAATCATTTTGGAATTGTCATGATATAAGATTAAATAAAGTCAGTGCAAGAGGTGATTATTTTGGAATGAGTAGTGAAAATATCATTATTGATGATTTGCATTTAACAGGAAATTATTGTTTTGATGGAGCTAAAAATATTGAAGTTCATAATGCAAAGTTAATTTCTAAGGATGCTTTTTGGAATTGTGAGAATGTTATTGTCTATGATTCAACAATTATTGGAGAATACTTGGCATGGAATTCTAAAAATATAACTTTTATCAATTGTACAATTGAAAGTCTGCAAGGGTTATGTTATATGGATAATGTGAAAATGGTGAATTGTAAGTTAATCAATACATCTTTGGCATTTGAGTATTGTTCAAATATTGATGCGGATATTGTCTCGCATATTGATAGTATAACCAATCCTATATCTGGAGTAATAAGAGCTCATAGTATTGGTGAAATTATTTTAGATGAAACAAAAATTAATCCCCAAGATACAAAAATTATGATTACAAATCCAATTGTTGGAGACTCATATCAATGTGATTATGTAAACTGTTAA
- a CDS encoding MalY/PatB family protein, translating into MYNFSKLTNRKETDSLKWDVAKHELPMWVADMDFETAPEIVEAIEKRVSHKIFGYNIVPDEYFQSIQYWWQTRHQYNMEKEWMMFCTGVVPAISSIVRKLTTVGENVLIQSPVYNIFYNSILNNGRCVLSSDLVYDGYEYNIDFDDLEKKLAMPQTTLMILCNPHNPIGKIWSQETLQRIGDLAAQYHVVVVSDEIHCDIVTPGKEYVPFASVSQTNLMNSITCIAPTKTFNLAGLQTSCIVVPNAILRHKVNRAINTDEVAEPNSFAITASITAFEKGGKWLEELKSYIESNKQMAHAYIKTYLPELHVTPSEATYLLWIDCSHVCKNSLELVEFIRSTTGLYLSSGEEYGKNAKSFIRMNIACPQERLNDGLKRLRQGIGNYKKGSENYE; encoded by the coding sequence ATGTATAATTTTTCAAAACTAACAAATAGGAAAGAAACAGATTCATTGAAATGGGATGTTGCCAAGCATGAATTACCTATGTGGGTTGCTGATATGGATTTTGAAACAGCTCCTGAAATAGTTGAAGCAATCGAAAAAAGAGTGAGTCATAAAATTTTTGGATATAATATTGTTCCTGATGAATATTTTCAAAGTATTCAATACTGGTGGCAAACAAGACATCAGTATAATATGGAAAAAGAATGGATGATGTTTTGTACTGGAGTTGTACCAGCTATATCTTCAATTGTGAGAAAATTAACAACTGTTGGTGAGAATGTTCTCATTCAATCACCAGTTTATAATATATTCTACAATTCAATTCTTAATAATGGGCGTTGTGTATTATCAAGTGATCTTGTTTATGATGGATATGAATATAATATTGATTTTGATGATTTAGAAAAAAAACTTGCTATGCCACAAACAACCTTAATGATTTTATGTAATCCTCATAATCCAATTGGAAAAATATGGAGTCAAGAAACATTACAGCGAATTGGTGATTTAGCTGCTCAATATCATGTTGTGGTTGTTTCTGATGAAATTCATTGTGATATTGTTACACCAGGGAAAGAGTATGTTCCTTTTGCAAGCGTTTCTCAAACAAATCTCATGAACAGTATTACTTGTATTGCACCAACAAAAACATTTAATTTGGCTGGTTTGCAAACATCATGTATTGTTGTACCCAATGCTATTTTGCGTCATAAGGTCAATCGTGCTATCAACACTGATGAAGTTGCTGAACCCAATAGTTTTGCTATAACAGCATCAATAACGGCTTTTGAAAAAGGTGGAAAGTGGCTTGAGGAATTGAAAAGTTATATTGAAAGTAATAAGCAAATGGCTCATGCTTATATAAAGACATATTTACCCGAATTACATGTTACTCCTAGTGAGGCAACTTATCTTTTATGGATTGATTGTTCACATGTATGTAAAAACAGTTTAGAGTTAGTTGAATTTATAAGAAGTACAACTGGATTGTATTTATCCTCTGGTGAAGAATATGGAAAGAATGCAAAAAGTTTTATACGTATGAATATTGCTTGCCCTCAAGAACGCTTAAATGATGGCTTAAAGAGATTAAGGCAAGGTATTGGAAATTATAAAAAAGGAAGTGAAAATTATGAATAA
- a CDS encoding HPr family phosphocarrier protein, with protein MAQNLKFIVTDPVGLYATPTTELVNAVKQFHSDVSLRYGNKEVNLKSMMGVLSLGIPTKAQLEIIADGGDEKQAIEEIKAKINELGISTIE; from the coding sequence ATGGCTCAAAATTTAAAATTCATAGTAACAGACCCAGTTGGACTCTATGCTACTCCTACCACAGAACTTGTTAATGCAGTCAAACAATTTCATAGTGATGTTTCTTTACGTTATGGAAACAAAGAAGTCAATTTGAAAAGTATGATGGGAGTTTTATCTTTAGGAATCCCTACAAAAGCGCAATTAGAAATTATTGCAGATGGTGGAGATGAGAAGCAGGCTATAGAGGAAATTAAAGCTAAAATTAATGAACTGGGAATTTCAACAATTGAATAA
- a CDS encoding anaerobic ribonucleoside triphosphate reductase, with amino-acid sequence MIKYIRKRDGRMDQFDVNKIAGAIYKAFQATEAKYDLDTAIAVAQEVEEKLEARHSELPTVELVQDTVEETLISKGYVRIAKAYILYRAERTRSRDRKSRLMKTMEEITFQDAKDSDLKRENANVNADAPMGTMLKYGAEAAKQFNEMFVLNPLHSAAHKSGDIHIHDMDFLTLTTTCTQIDIIKLFKNGFSTGHGVLREPNSITTYSALTCIAIQSNQNDQHGGQAIVNFDYGMAEGVRRSYKKWYYKNLKKALELLTDMNVNEVLQKVKSLHVFPTLEDNGYLLAEKEILLQYGFSQQIIEKIQNFTCEETYQETDKETYQAMEALIHNLNTMNSRAGAQVPFSSINYGMDTSPEGRMAIRNVLLATEAGLGGGETPIFPIQIFRVKEGINYNNGEPNYDLFKLACRVSAKRLFPNFSFIDSPFNLQYYKGTPETEVAYMGCRTRVMGNIYDPTKEIAPGRGNLSFTSLNLPRLAIKSKGDVDEFFEKLDKMIDLCIAQLLERFEIQCKRRVMNYPFLMGQGVWIDSEKLKSTDEVREVLKHGTLTVGFIGLAEALKALIGYHHGENEKAQVLGLQIIAHMRKRMDEASQKYQLNFSLIATPAEGLSGRFVKLDRKIYGKMEGVTDREYYTNSFHVPVYYPISAYDKIRIEGPYHTLTNGGHISYIEMDGDPTKNLTAFEKVVRAMHDAHIGYGAINHPVDRDPVCGYNGIIDDVCPKCGRTESEHDGFERIRRITGYLVGTLDRFNDGKKAEEADRVKHGIHQ; translated from the coding sequence ATGATAAAATATATAAGAAAAAGAGATGGTCGAATGGACCAGTTTGACGTCAATAAGATTGCTGGAGCTATTTATAAAGCCTTTCAAGCAACAGAAGCTAAATATGATCTAGATACAGCTATTGCAGTTGCACAAGAGGTGGAAGAAAAATTAGAAGCAAGACATAGTGAACTTCCAACTGTTGAATTGGTACAAGATACTGTAGAAGAGACATTGATATCAAAGGGATATGTCAGAATTGCAAAAGCTTATATTTTGTATCGTGCAGAACGTACTCGTTCACGAGATCGTAAATCTCGTTTAATGAAAACAATGGAAGAAATTACTTTTCAAGATGCTAAGGATAGCGATTTAAAACGTGAGAATGCTAACGTCAATGCTGATGCACCAATGGGTACAATGTTAAAGTATGGAGCTGAAGCAGCCAAACAATTTAATGAAATGTTTGTTTTAAATCCATTGCATAGTGCTGCACATAAATCTGGTGATATTCATATTCATGATATGGACTTCTTAACTCTCACAACAACATGCACACAAATAGATATCATAAAATTGTTTAAAAACGGATTTTCAACTGGACATGGTGTTTTACGAGAACCAAATAGTATAACAACATATTCAGCATTAACATGTATTGCTATTCAATCTAACCAGAATGATCAGCATGGTGGACAAGCAATTGTGAACTTTGATTATGGTATGGCTGAAGGCGTAAGACGTTCATATAAAAAATGGTATTATAAAAATTTGAAAAAAGCTCTTGAATTATTAACAGATATGAATGTAAATGAGGTATTACAAAAAGTAAAATCACTTCATGTTTTTCCTACATTAGAGGATAATGGATATTTATTGGCTGAAAAAGAAATTCTTTTGCAATATGGTTTTAGTCAACAAATAATTGAGAAGATTCAAAACTTTACTTGTGAAGAGACATATCAAGAAACAGATAAAGAAACATATCAAGCTATGGAAGCATTAATTCATAATTTGAATACAATGAATTCAAGAGCGGGTGCACAAGTTCCATTTAGTTCGATTAATTATGGAATGGATACATCTCCTGAAGGGAGAATGGCTATTCGCAATGTGTTATTGGCAACAGAAGCTGGCTTAGGTGGTGGAGAAACACCAATATTTCCTATTCAAATCTTTAGAGTCAAAGAAGGAATCAATTATAATAATGGTGAGCCAAATTATGATTTGTTCAAATTAGCATGCCGTGTTTCTGCTAAACGTTTATTCCCAAATTTCTCTTTTATAGATTCGCCATTTAATTTACAATATTATAAAGGAACACCAGAAACTGAAGTTGCCTATATGGGATGTCGAACAAGAGTTATGGGGAATATTTATGACCCAACGAAGGAAATTGCACCAGGACGTGGAAACTTGAGTTTTACATCTCTTAATCTACCACGTTTAGCAATTAAGTCTAAAGGTGATGTTGATGAGTTCTTTGAAAAATTAGATAAAATGATTGATTTATGTATTGCTCAGTTGCTAGAAAGATTTGAAATTCAATGTAAACGCAGAGTTATGAATTATCCATTTTTAATGGGACAAGGTGTATGGATAGATTCAGAAAAACTAAAATCAACAGATGAAGTCAGAGAAGTTTTAAAACATGGAACATTGACAGTAGGGTTTATTGGACTTGCTGAGGCATTAAAAGCTTTGATTGGTTATCATCATGGTGAAAATGAAAAAGCGCAAGTTTTAGGGTTGCAAATCATCGCTCATATGCGTAAACGTATGGATGAAGCTTCTCAAAAATATCAACTCAATTTTTCACTCATTGCAACGCCAGCAGAGGGACTGTCGGGGCGTTTTGTTAAGTTAGACAGAAAGATATATGGGAAAATGGAAGGTGTTACGGATCGTGAATACTACACCAATAGTTTTCATGTTCCAGTTTATTATCCAATCAGTGCATATGATAAAATTAGGATTGAAGGACCTTATCATACCTTAACAAATGGTGGACATATTAGTTATATTGAAATGGATGGAGATCCTACAAAGAATTTAACAGCTTTTGAAAAAGTAGTACGTGCAATGCACGATGCGCATATTGGTTATGGAGCCATTAATCATCCAGTTGATAGAGATCCTGTTTGTGGATACAATGGAATTATAGATGATGTTTGTCCGAAATGTGGGCGCACTGAATCAGAACATGATGGTTTTGAAAGAATTCGTCGTATTACTGGATATTTGGTGGGTACTCTTGATCGTTTTAATGACGGTAAAAAGGCTGAAGAAGCTGACCGTGTGAAACATGGTATTCATCAATGA
- the nrdG gene encoding anaerobic ribonucleoside-triphosphate reductase activating protein, protein MKIRLYGTVNDSIVDGPGLRYVIFTQGCLHHCPGCHNPDSHAIDGGYIEDTEQCLLEIDQNPLLDGVTLSGGEPFLQATALIHFVQKVKKRHLHVMIYSGYTFEEILELGDEEKKLLSLCDTLVDGKFILSLKSMELLYKGSSNQRIIDIQASLKTHMVIEQEINEYGEFVF, encoded by the coding sequence ATGAAAATAAGATTGTATGGCACAGTCAATGATTCTATTGTTGATGGGCCTGGTCTAAGATATGTCATATTCACACAAGGGTGTTTGCATCACTGTCCTGGTTGTCATAATCCTGATAGTCATGCTATAGATGGTGGATATATTGAAGATACAGAGCAATGTCTGTTAGAAATTGATCAGAATCCATTGCTGGATGGTGTGACTCTATCTGGTGGAGAACCTTTTTTACAGGCAACGGCACTTATTCATTTTGTACAGAAGGTTAAGAAAAGGCATTTACATGTCATGATTTATAGTGGTTATACTTTTGAAGAAATATTAGAATTAGGTGATGAAGAGAAAAAACTTTTATCACTCTGTGATACTTTGGTTGATGGAAAATTTATTTTGTCTTTAAAAAGCATGGAATTATTATATAAAGGTTCATCAAATCAAAGAATCATTGATATTCAGGCTTCTTTAAAGACTCATATGGTGATTGAACAGGAGATAAACGAATATGGAGAATTTGTCTTTTAG
- a CDS encoding putative ABC transporter permease encodes MNMKSFAKGYNIYKLIWIFFICSFLGAIIEIVFCYLTMGKLMSRSSLIYGQFSIVWGLGCVLLTMLLHKMEGQRDLSVFIVGSLAGGIYEYACSLIAEGLFGVRFWDYSDIPFNVDGRINLLFCFFWGLIAVIWIQNIYPFLSRRIEELPVRWGKQLTWVLSVFMAYNIAISGLALIRAYQRQQHIPPQSFVSEYLDEQFPDDYIAKRYQNILPKK; translated from the coding sequence ATGAATATGAAATCTTTTGCAAAGGGATATAACATTTATAAATTAATCTGGATATTTTTTATTTGTTCATTTTTAGGGGCAATTATAGAAATTGTTTTTTGTTATTTAACTATGGGAAAACTCATGAGTCGTAGCAGCTTGATTTATGGGCAGTTTTCAATTGTTTGGGGATTGGGGTGTGTTCTTCTAACGATGTTATTGCATAAAATGGAAGGACAACGTGATCTTTCAGTATTTATTGTAGGAAGTTTAGCTGGAGGTATTTATGAATATGCGTGTAGTTTAATAGCTGAGGGATTGTTTGGTGTTCGCTTTTGGGATTATAGTGATATTCCATTTAATGTAGATGGCCGTATTAATCTGCTTTTTTGTTTCTTTTGGGGACTCATTGCAGTTATCTGGATTCAAAATATTTATCCTTTTTTATCACGTAGGATTGAAGAATTACCAGTGCGATGGGGAAAACAGTTAACTTGGGTTTTATCTGTTTTTATGGCTTATAATATTGCTATATCAGGACTCGCACTTATTCGTGCTTATCAACGCCAACAGCATATTCCTCCTCAATCATTTGTGAGCGAATATTTAGATGAACAATTTCCAGATGATTATATTGCCAAACGCTATCAGAATATTTTACCAAAAAAATAA
- a CDS encoding alpha/beta fold hydrolase produces MKEHLTIKSHFDQLPLDVIVMSPSHPHGIIQFSHGMCEHKERYFDFMEYLCQQGYVCIIHDHRGHGKSIYQQNDLGYFYDNGHIGIVEDVHQLTCWIKAQYPELPCYLFGHSMGSLIVRCYCQKYDYDIDGLFVCGSPSHNAAANFGICLSRIIGRLKNDHYRPQMIQKIGFDTFNKKFDKTLPNSWICSNQDVVKAYNQNPLCRFIFTTNGFESLFRLMKRTYSLQNWLMKKPQLPIVFIAGSDDPCIINEHQFNKAVNFMKEIGYQNVSSHLFPNMRHEILNEINNQTVYQYVLDILKSWSK; encoded by the coding sequence ATGAAAGAACATTTAACTATTAAATCTCATTTTGATCAATTACCTTTAGATGTAATTGTTATGAGTCCATCACATCCTCATGGGATTATTCAATTTTCACATGGTATGTGTGAACATAAAGAAAGATATTTTGATTTTATGGAATATCTTTGTCAACAAGGGTATGTCTGCATTATTCATGATCATCGAGGACATGGAAAAAGTATTTATCAACAGAATGATTTAGGATATTTTTATGACAATGGTCATATTGGTATTGTTGAAGATGTTCATCAATTAACCTGCTGGATAAAAGCACAATATCCTGAACTTCCTTGTTACTTATTTGGTCACAGTATGGGGTCTTTGATTGTCAGATGTTACTGTCAAAAATATGACTATGATATTGATGGGCTTTTTGTATGTGGAAGTCCAAGCCATAATGCTGCTGCTAATTTTGGAATTTGTCTTTCACGTATTATTGGACGTTTAAAAAATGATCATTATCGTCCACAAATGATTCAAAAGATAGGTTTTGACACTTTTAATAAAAAGTTTGATAAGACGCTTCCTAACAGTTGGATATGTAGCAATCAAGATGTTGTCAAAGCATATAATCAAAATCCACTATGTCGCTTTATCTTTACAACCAATGGTTTTGAATCACTCTTTCGGCTTATGAAAAGAACTTATTCTCTGCAAAATTGGCTTATGAAAAAGCCTCAATTACCAATTGTATTTATTGCAGGAAGTGATGATCCCTGTATAATTAATGAACATCAATTCAACAAAGCTGTTAATTTTATGAAAGAAATTGGTTATCAAAATGTATCATCACATTTATTTCCTAACATGCGTCATGAAATTTTAAATGAAATCAATAATCAAACTGTTTATCAGTATGTTTTAGATATATTAAAATCTTGGAGCAAATAA
- a CDS encoding Cof-type HAD-IIB family hydrolase, which translates to MEKPMLCFDVDGTLRDNVNHQVSDSTLKSLHILKESGYKLIISSGRGVDSLMKTGLMEMLKWDGYVCNNGQTILDADGNILFQVSMEESAVLQTLEIAKQLNYAVVLKSKTRVISKEPDEYVLKSQRFFKSVIPPVGTYDGQCVEAMIVYGPRGYNYAPFLEIPGINVLPGESTYADLTIADVSKATGIEYLLKQYHLHQYIAFGDSLNDVEMFKHAYISVAMGQGNPLLKEIATYVTTSIDDDGIYKACLHLGLFDSFYVDY; encoded by the coding sequence ATGGAAAAGCCAATGTTGTGTTTTGATGTTGATGGAACATTGCGTGATAATGTCAATCATCAAGTCAGTGATTCTACTTTAAAATCATTACATATTTTAAAAGAATCAGGCTATAAATTAATTATTTCTTCAGGAAGAGGGGTTGATTCTCTTATGAAGACGGGGCTTATGGAAATGTTAAAATGGGATGGTTATGTTTGTAATAATGGGCAAACAATTTTAGATGCTGATGGGAATATATTATTTCAGGTAAGTATGGAAGAATCAGCAGTCCTACAAACATTAGAAATTGCTAAACAATTAAATTATGCAGTTGTTTTAAAATCAAAGACAAGAGTCATTTCTAAGGAACCAGATGAATATGTTTTAAAGTCTCAAAGATTTTTTAAGAGTGTCATTCCTCCGGTAGGAACATATGATGGGCAATGTGTCGAAGCCATGATTGTTTATGGACCAAGAGGATATAACTATGCTCCATTTCTTGAAATTCCTGGTATTAATGTTTTGCCAGGTGAATCAACATATGCTGATTTAACAATTGCTGATGTGAGTAAAGCAACCGGTATTGAATATCTATTAAAACAATATCATTTACACCAATATATAGCTTTTGGTGATTCTTTAAATGATGTAGAAATGTTTAAACATGCCTATATTTCTGTTGCAATGGGACAGGGAAATCCTCTACTCAAAGAAATTGCCACATATGTAACGACTTCAATAGATGATGATGGAATATATAAAGCATGTTTGCATTTAGGGTTGTTTGATTCATTTTATGTGGATTATTAA
- a CDS encoding EamA family transporter: MWIINAFLSAFFAGLTSILSKIGLEDLSSHYVTALRTTVVLLFTWLMYFITGSSLAGLTPYHLFFIILSGIATGMSWLCYYRALSLGDVSQVVPIDKLSTFLTMIFAFIIFHEAITWLKIVCILIMFLGTYLMQKRTHYVDNKDSKWLIYAITSAIFASFTSILAKIGIQNVDSQTVTAIRTIVVVIMAWLVVGVTKSYQPLKQLKKRQVGAIVFSAIATGMSWLCYFAALKDGPASIVVPIDKLSIVVSILFASFVLHEKQNIKTIFGLICIVASTLLLLIA, from the coding sequence ATGTGGATTATTAATGCTTTTCTCTCAGCTTTTTTTGCTGGTCTCACATCTATACTTTCTAAAATAGGATTAGAAGATTTATCATCTCATTATGTGACTGCTTTACGAACGACTGTTGTTTTATTATTTACATGGTTGATGTATTTTATCACTGGAAGTTCGTTAGCAGGGTTAACGCCTTATCATTTGTTTTTTATTATTCTTTCAGGAATAGCGACTGGGATGAGTTGGTTATGTTATTATCGGGCATTATCTTTAGGTGATGTTTCTCAAGTTGTTCCGATTGATAAATTAAGTACATTCTTAACGATGATTTTTGCTTTTATTATTTTTCATGAAGCTATTACATGGTTAAAAATTGTTTGTATTTTGATTATGTTTCTGGGAACCTATCTTATGCAGAAAAGAACACATTATGTTGACAATAAGGACTCAAAATGGTTAATATATGCAATAACTTCAGCTATATTTGCTTCATTCACTTCAATTCTTGCCAAAATTGGTATTCAAAATGTTGATAGTCAAACAGTGACAGCAATAAGAACTATCGTTGTTGTCATCATGGCATGGCTAGTTGTGGGAGTCACAAAAAGCTATCAACCACTTAAGCAGTTAAAGAAAAGACAAGTTGGTGCTATTGTCTTTTCAGCTATAGCGACAGGAATGTCATGGTTATGTTATTTTGCAGCTTTAAAAGATGGGCCAGCAAGTATAGTCGTTCCGATTGATAAATTAAGTATAGTCGTTTCCATTTTATTTGCATCATTTGTTTTACATGAAAAACAAAATATCAAGACAATCTTTGGATTGATATGTATAGTCGCATCAACACTTTTATTATTGATTGCATAA
- a CDS encoding dipeptidase: MKVIDMHCDTIYEINRLQKAGENVELRDNHLNISLNKMKKGDYLLQNFAMFTHLKKDGDPFQHVQHLIDTFYLELEKNQDMIQIAYTYDDIEKNARSQKMSAILTLEEGAVVHNDLAYLRNYYRLGVRMITLNWNFANGIGYPNFDIQGETHGYHTCDEKNGLTSFGIQYVQECERLGIIIDVSHLSDAGFYDVLEYTTQPFVASHSNARGVCDHARNLSDDMIVKLAQRGGVMGINFAADFLDENDQQDALSKISSMVKHIIYIRDLAGIDCIGLGSDFDGIPQNLEIKDASYMPMLYQALQNAGFHEDDIEKIFYKNVLRVYKNVLL; the protein is encoded by the coding sequence ATGAAAGTTATAGATATGCATTGTGATACAATCTATGAAATAAATCGTTTACAAAAAGCTGGAGAGAATGTAGAGCTTCGTGATAATCATTTGAATATCAGTTTGAATAAAATGAAAAAAGGTGATTATTTACTGCAAAATTTCGCTATGTTTACTCATTTGAAAAAAGATGGTGATCCATTCCAGCATGTTCAACATCTTATCGATACTTTTTATTTAGAATTAGAGAAAAATCAAGATATGATTCAAATTGCTTATACTTATGATGATATTGAAAAAAATGCGAGATCTCAAAAAATGAGTGCAATATTAACATTAGAAGAAGGCGCAGTTGTTCATAATGATTTGGCTTATCTAAGAAATTATTACCGCCTGGGGGTACGTATGATTACATTGAATTGGAATTTTGCCAATGGAATCGGCTATCCAAATTTTGATATCCAAGGAGAGACACATGGCTATCATACTTGTGATGAAAAAAATGGATTAACAAGTTTTGGAATTCAATATGTTCAAGAATGTGAAAGGCTTGGTATTATTATTGATGTTTCCCATTTATCTGATGCTGGATTTTATGACGTTCTTGAATATACAACACAACCTTTTGTTGCTTCCCATTCAAATGCAAGAGGTGTTTGTGATCATGCTCGTAATCTCAGTGATGATATGATTGTCAAATTGGCGCAACGTGGTGGTGTTATGGGGATTAATTTTGCGGCTGATTTTTTAGATGAAAATGATCAGCAAGATGCTTTATCTAAAATATCATCAATGGTGAAACATATTATATATATTCGTGATCTGGCTGGAATTGACTGTATTGGATTAGGAAGTGATTTTGATGGTATTCCACAAAATCTTGAAATAAAAGATGCTTCTTATATGCCAATGTTATATCAAGCGCTGCAGAATGCTGGATTTCATGAGGATGATATTGAAAAGATTTTCTATAAAAATGTGCTAAGAGTTTACAAAAATGTTCTTTTATAA